From a region of the Helianthus annuus cultivar XRQ/B chromosome 5, HanXRQr2.0-SUNRISE, whole genome shotgun sequence genome:
- the LOC110941127 gene encoding vesicle-associated membrane protein 727: protein MNQKGLIYSFVAKGTVVLAEHAAYSGNISTIAVQCLQKLPTNSSKYTYSCDGYTFNFLLDLGFVFLVVADESMGRSVPFVFLERLKDEFKQAYGGIIGSDNDNPLAEDSDDDLFEDRFSVAYNLDREFGPKIKEQMDYCLNHPDEMSKLSKLKAQITEVKGIMMDNIEKVLDRGEKIELLVDKTENLQFQADSFHIQGRQLRRKMWLQNVQMKLMVGASILTTIIIIWQIVCGGFGC from the exons ATGAATCAGAAGGGGTTGATTTACAGCTTTGTTGCAAAAGGAACTGTTGTATTGGCAGAACACGCAGCGTACTCAGGGAATATCAGTACAATTGCAGTTCAATGCTTACAGAAACTACCTACTAACAGCAGTAAATACACGTACTCATGTGATGGGTACACCTTCAACTTCTTGCTTGATCTAGGGTTCG TTTTTCTTGTTGTTGCTGATGAATCGATGGGGCGAAGTGTGCCATTTGTGTTTCTCGAGAGATTGAAGGATGAGTTTAAGCAGGCTTATGGTGGAATTATTGGGAGTGATAATGATAATCCACTTGCCGAGGATAGTGATGATGATTTGTTTGAAGATCGGTTTAGTGTTGCGTATAATCTTGACCGAGAATTCGG GCCTAAGATAAAGGAACAAATGGATTATTGTTTAAATCATCCAGACGAAATGAGTAAGCTGTCTAAACTAAAGGCTCAGATTACTGAGGTCAAAGGGATTATGATGGACAACATTGAGAAG GTTTTGGATCGTGGGGAGAAGATTGAATTACTAGTCGACAAGACCGAAAACCTTCAATTTCAG GCAGACAGCTTTCATATACAGGGAAGGCAATTGAGAAGGAAAATGTGGCTGCAGAATGTACAAATGAAGCTTATGGTTGGGGCATCCATACTTACTACTATCATAATTATTTGGCAAATAGTTTGTGGCGGTTTTGGATGTTGA